A genome region from Oxyura jamaicensis isolate SHBP4307 breed ruddy duck chromosome 25, BPBGC_Ojam_1.0, whole genome shotgun sequence includes the following:
- the S100A13 gene encoding protein S100-A13 — protein MATAELTELERAIDTVVTVFFTYAGKEGKKGTLTAEEFKELVQLQLPNLMKDVPSLEEKMRELDVNNDQELKFSEYWRLIGELARAMRREKKK, from the exons ATGGCCACGGCTGAGCTGACCGAGCTGGAGCGGGCCATCGACACCGTCGTCACCGTCTTCTTCACCTACGCGGGGAAGGAGGGCAAGAAGGGGACGCTGACGGCCGAGGAGTTCAAGGAGCTggtccagctccagctgcccaaCCTGATGAAG GACGTCCCCTCCCTGGAGGAGAAGATGAGGGAGCTGGATGTGAACAACGACCAGGAGCTGAAGTTCAGCGAGTACTGGCGGCTGATCGGCGAGCTGGCCAGGGCCATGCGGCGGGAGAAGAAGAAGTGA
- the S100A1 gene encoding protein S100-A1, whose protein sequence is MASQLEGAMETLINVFHHYSGKEGDKYKLSKKELKELLQSELGCFLETQKDTGAVEKIMQDLDENGDGEVDFQEYVVLVAALTVACNTFFWENA, encoded by the exons aTGGCGTCACAGCTGGAAGGGGCCATGGAGACGCTCATCAACGTCTTCCACCACTACTCGGGCAAAGAGGGGGACAAGTACAAGCTGAGCAAGaaggagctgaaggagctgctgcagagcgaGCTGGGCTGCTTCCTGGAG ACCCAGAAGGACACGGGTGCCGTGGAGAAGATCATGCAGGACCTGGATGAGAACGGCGACGGGGAGGTGGACTTCCAAGAGTACGTGGTCCTGGTGGCCGCCCTCACCGTGGCCTGCAACACCTTCTTCTGGGAGAACGCCTGA
- the CHTOP gene encoding chromatin target of PRMT1 protein isoform X1, whose translation MAAQSAPKVVLKSTTKMSLNERFTNMLKNKQPMPVNIRATMQQQQQLASARNRRLAQQMENRPSVQAALKLKQKSLKQRLGKSNIQARLGRPAGPLARGAMGGRGLSMGQRGLPRGAMRGGRGARALLRGGLPLRGQSMLRGGRGMSPRMGLRRGGLRGRGGPGRGGLGRGAMGRGGLGGRGRGMAGRGRGGFGGRGRGRGRGRGSARPALTKEQLDNQLDAYMSKTKGHLDAELDAYMAQTDPETND comes from the exons ATGGCTGCACAGTCAGCACCGAAGGTTGTGCTAAAGAGCACCACCAAGATGTCTCTGAACGAGCG CTTTACTAACATGCTGAAGAACAAACAGCCGATGCCAGTGAATATTCGGGCTaccatgcagcagcagcagcagctagcCAGTGCCAGAAACAGAAGACTGGCCCAGCAGATGGAGAACAGACCTTCTGTCCAGGCTGCGTTGAAGCTCAAACAG AAGAGCTTGAAGCAACGCCTCGGTAAAAGCAACATTCAGGCACGATTAGGCCGTCCGGCGGGACCCCTCGCTCGCGGAGCCATGGGAGGAAGAGGACTCTCGATGGGGCAGAGAGGTTTGCCACGAGGAGCCATGCGTGGCGGCCGGGGAGCGAGAGCTCTGCTGAGAGGGGGACTCCCGCTCAGGG GTCAGAGCATGCTTCGGGGAGGACGAGGGATGTCCCCCAGGATGGGCCTGAGGAGAGGCGGCCTTCGGGGTCGCGGTGGCCCTGGAAGAGGCGGGCTGGGCAGAGGCGCCATGGGCCGCGGTGGACTTGGTGGCAGAG GTCGCGGCATGGCAGGCCGGGGAAGAGGGGGCTTCGGAGGCCGCGGCAGAGGCAGAGGACGAGGAAGAGGATCGGCACGCCCGGCGCTGACCAAGGAGCAGCTGGACAACCAGTTGGATGCTTACATGTCTAAAACGAAAGGACACCTCGATGCCGAGCTGGACGCCTACATGGCTCAGACAGACCCAGAAACAAATGACTGA
- the CHTOP gene encoding chromatin target of PRMT1 protein isoform X2, which produces MAAQSAPKVVLKSTTKMSLNERFTNMLKNKQPMPVNIRATMQQQQQLASARNRRLAQQMENRPSVQAALKLKQSLKQRLGKSNIQARLGRPAGPLARGAMGGRGLSMGQRGLPRGAMRGGRGARALLRGGLPLRGQSMLRGGRGMSPRMGLRRGGLRGRGGPGRGGLGRGAMGRGGLGGRGRGMAGRGRGGFGGRGRGRGRGRGSARPALTKEQLDNQLDAYMSKTKGHLDAELDAYMAQTDPETND; this is translated from the exons ATGGCTGCACAGTCAGCACCGAAGGTTGTGCTAAAGAGCACCACCAAGATGTCTCTGAACGAGCG CTTTACTAACATGCTGAAGAACAAACAGCCGATGCCAGTGAATATTCGGGCTaccatgcagcagcagcagcagctagcCAGTGCCAGAAACAGAAGACTGGCCCAGCAGATGGAGAACAGACCTTCTGTCCAGGCTGCGTTGAAGCTCAAACAG AGCTTGAAGCAACGCCTCGGTAAAAGCAACATTCAGGCACGATTAGGCCGTCCGGCGGGACCCCTCGCTCGCGGAGCCATGGGAGGAAGAGGACTCTCGATGGGGCAGAGAGGTTTGCCACGAGGAGCCATGCGTGGCGGCCGGGGAGCGAGAGCTCTGCTGAGAGGGGGACTCCCGCTCAGGG GTCAGAGCATGCTTCGGGGAGGACGAGGGATGTCCCCCAGGATGGGCCTGAGGAGAGGCGGCCTTCGGGGTCGCGGTGGCCCTGGAAGAGGCGGGCTGGGCAGAGGCGCCATGGGCCGCGGTGGACTTGGTGGCAGAG GTCGCGGCATGGCAGGCCGGGGAAGAGGGGGCTTCGGAGGCCGCGGCAGAGGCAGAGGACGAGGAAGAGGATCGGCACGCCCGGCGCTGACCAAGGAGCAGCTGGACAACCAGTTGGATGCTTACATGTCTAAAACGAAAGGACACCTCGATGCCGAGCTGGACGCCTACATGGCTCAGACAGACCCAGAAACAAATGACTGA